GACGCCTGCCATTCTGCCCGTCGTCATCAACCACCATAACGGTGCGCCCGTCTTCGACATCTTCGCGAATACGCAGGACAGCGATCTCGGTTCCATCGCTTCGAAGGTAAACAAGATCGTGAAGGAAGAGAGTGCGCATCTACCACCGGGTACGAAGATCGTTGTACGCGGACAGGTGGAGAGCATGAACGAAGCCTTCAATCGTCTGGGCCTCGGTCTTACCTTCGCCGCGCTGCTGGTCTACCTGTTGATGGTGGTGAATTATCAGAGCTGGCTCGATCCCTTCATCATCATCTGCGCTCTGCCAGGAGCCTTCTGCGGTATCGTCTGGGCGCTCTTCCTCACGCAGACCACCTTCAACGTCCCGAGCTTGATGGGAGCCATCATGTCGATCGGTGTGGCTACGGCCAACTCGATTCTCCTGGTGACCTTCGCCAACGAGCTTCGGGAAAAGGGAGTCGCGCCTCTTGAAGCGGCCCTGACCGCAGGCTTCACGCGGTTGCGCCCCATCATCATGACGGCTTTCGCCATGATCATTGGCATGTTGCCGATGGCGCTCGGTATAGGAGAAGGCGGCGAGCAGAATGCACCTCTGGCACGGGCCGTGATCGGCGGTCTCGGTGTCGCCACTTTCGCCACGCTCTTCTTTGTTCCTCTGATGTTCACTTTGATCCACGGAAGAAACGCCAACACGCCACAGGAGGCAGTATGACGCAGCAGACACAAATCGTTCCGACCGAAGAGACCACTGCACGGTCCTCCAGCGTAGTTCTGCGAGTGGGTGTGACCGTGGCGATTCTTCTCGTGCTGGTTGCCATCGGAGTTGTGCCACGCCTCTCGCGACAGCGCGACGCCCTTGCTGCTTCACGTGAGGCACCGGCCACGCATCCGGTGGTCACGCTCATTCACCCAAAGCAGGGCGAGCCAACCTCTGTGCTGCAATTGCCCGGAAACATTGAACCGCTTTACAGTGCCAATCTGTATGCACGTGTGGACGGTTACCTTGCCAGTCGTAGTGTGGACATCGGCACCAAGGTGAAAGCAGGCCAGGTCCTGGCGGTGATCTCTTCTCCGGAAGTCGATCAGCAGCTTTTGCAGGCCAAGGCCGCTCTAGCGCAGTCGCAAGCTTCGCTTGAGCAAGCGAAGGCCGCGCTCGAACAGGCGAGGGCCAACGCTGAACTTACACGCCTGACCAAGGAGCGCGATCTTCCGTTGGGAGAGCAGCATGCCATCTCGCAACAGATTGTAGACAGCGCAGTGCAATCGCACAACGCGCGGTTGGCGGATGTCTCCGCCGCTTCTGCCAACATCACGGCAGCGGAAGCGAACGTGACGGCCAATCGTGCGAACGTCTCGCGTATCCAGCAGACACAAAGCTTCGAGCGGATCGTCGCTCCCTTCGACGGCGTCATTACGCAGCGCAATGTGGAACGTGGCGATCTTGTGAGCATTGGCACGCCGGCTGCGGGCAAACCGCTCTTTAGCATTGCGCAGAGCGGAACGTTGCGCATTCAGGTCGATGTCCCTCAGTCTGAGGCGGTTGCGATCAAAGACGGGCAGACCGCTGCAGTCGATGTGAAAGAGCGTCTTGGACGCGCCTACACAGGCACTGTGATTCGCAATGCGGGAGCTCTCAACAACGCCGCACGCACCATGCTCACCGAAGTGCAGTTGGACAACAAGGACGGTTCGCTGCTACCGGGCATGTATGCGCAGGTCAGGTTCACCCTGCCGCAGCAACGCAACTCTCTAATCATTCCTACAAGCGCCCTTGTAGTGAACCAAGGCGGAATGCATGTGGTCACGATGGATGCAGGGCAAACGATCCACTTTGTGCCCGTCACCATCGGCAAGGATATGGGCAAGGAAATCGAGATTCTGAATGGGCTGCAAGGCTCGGAGTCGCTGGTGGCAAGCCCTGGCGATCTCCTGAATGAGGGCGAACATGTCGAAGTACGCTGATTTCAAACCGACTCAAAGTAAATCGATGGATGAGACGAGATCACGCAAGGTGGTCAGGTATGTCCTGCAGACCGCACTCGCGGGTCTGTTGACGTTGATGATCGTCGGTTGCCGCGTGGGACCAAACTATGCGAGACCTATGGGCACCACGCCGCAAAGCTATCGTGGCGCATTGGCTCCTGAGATTGCACCGGCAACACAGGCCGGTGCGTCGCTCGGCGACCGTCAATGGGCCGCGGTCTTTCAGGATCCGGTCCTGCAGCGGCTAGTCGCGGAGGCCTTGCAGAACAACCTGGACCTTCGCGTTGCCGCGCAGCGAGTGCTGGAAGCACAGGCACAGGTGGGTATCACTCGGTCGCAGCAGATGCCGACGATCAACGGCGGAGGCAGTTACTCCGCTCTGCAGATCCCCAGCTCGCTCGCGGGCAATAAGTCCGACGGTACTCCCGCAAACTCCTTTTTTAGCGGCGGAGGCTTCAGCGCATCGGCGGCGTGGAACCTGGATTTCTGGGGCATGTATCGCCGCCAGACGGAGGCCGCCCGTGCGGAACTTCTCGCCAGCGCATGGGGACAACGCGCCACACGGGTCACGCTTGTGCAAGAGGTCGCCGAGGCATACTTTCGGCTTCGCAGCCTCGATGAGCAGTTAGAGATCACCAACAATACCATCAAGGCTCGGCAGGACTCTTTGCAGCTCACGCAATCGCTGGAGAAGTACGGCTTCGGTTCCAGGGCAGACACGCGACAGGCAGAAGAACTCCTCCACTCCGCGCTGGCGAACCTGCCCGAGATCCGCCGACAGATTGCCGTACAGGAGAACACGATCAGCATCCTTCTCGGCCACAATCCGGATGGCGTAGAGCGCGGTCTGAAGGTCGCGGACCAGCCGCATCCCGAAGAGGTGCCGACAGGCGTACCTTCACAGTTGCTGGAAAGACGCCCCGACATTCAGCGTGCGGAGGCTACGCTCATTGCGGCCAACGCCCGCATTGGAGTCGCCAAAGCGCAGTTCTTCCCTCAGATCTCGTTAACGAGTATGGGGGGCTCTGCCAGCAACCAGCTACAGAACATCTTCTCCAGCAAGAACGCTTACTGGTACGCGGCCGGTTCTCTGTCCGAGCCCATCTTTGACGGCGGTCGCATCCGTAGTAACTATCACTACTCGCAGGCGCAACAACAGGAGATGCTTCTCGAATATCGAAAGACAATTCTGACTGCACTCAAGGAGGTCTCGAACTCTCTGGTCGCTTACAAGGAGACGCGCGAACGCCGTGCGGAACAGACCGCGCTGGTCGTCTCTGCTACGGACGCTGTGCGTTTGGCGAGGCTACGTTACTCCGGCGGAAATACAAGCTATCTCGAAGTACTTACGAACGATACCAACCTCTATGACGCGCAACTGCAATTAGCGCTCAGCCAGGAGCAAGAGGCCGTCTCGCTGGTGCAGCTTTACGCGGCCCTTGGAGGAGGATGGCAGTAATCGCCAGAATTGAAATGAGACGAAAAAAAATTTCATTGAAATCGATATGCAGATCGACTTAGTGGAGTAAGGTAGCCTACTCTCTCCACTAAGTGGGTTCAGAATTGAAAAAATTATCGGCACCTTCGATCATTCTTGAGTGGGAGACAGTTCAAGAGGGCGGCTTGGACCGCGGACTGGCGGGACTTCGCGGCATCTGTGGCCAGTTGACGGAACTGGCCGCGGATCTCGACGGTCCTGCGGAAGTCATTATCTGTTATGAGCCGGAAGTGATTGCAGAGGAGTGCCTGCGGTCCATTGTGGATGTCGCCGCCGCTCCCGCAAAATGGCCTTGTCCTGTCCTTTTATATAAAGTCCCCTCTACGGCCAATTACTACGAAAAGAAAAACATCGGCGCGCGCCATGCCCAAAATCAAGTCCTGATTTTTTTCGATACGGATTTACTTCCTGACCCTGGTTGGCTCGAAGGCATGTTGACCCCGTTTCAGCGGTGGGAGGTCTCGGTGCTCATGGGTGCGACTTATCTGGATTCTGTGCGGCCATACGATATGGCGGTCGCGCTTTTCTGGATCTTCAAGCCCGCGAGGGCAGCGGCACCGCTCCATCCCACAATCAGCCTGCTCTCGAATAATCTCGCGATGCGGCGTCCGCTGTTTATTCGCTTTCCATTTCCCGACCGGGATCTATACCGTGGCCAATGCACGGAGCTTGGAATACAACTGCTGAACGCGGGCCTTACGCTATACGAACAGACAGGGGCGCGCGCCAGACACCCGCCGCCACCGGGAAAGAAATTTATTAAACGAGCCCTGTTAGCAGGGCAGAACGAGCATTTTTATCATGCGCTTGAAAGGAAGACCTCGTTTGCTACCAACTGGGCGCAGCTTCGCACCGATTATCGCAATGTCGCGAAGCGCATCAGGGAGCGCAGCGTTGTATTAAAGCCGAACGCAAGCGCGCGGACTCTCGCATGGATTCTAGGCTCCAGTTATTACGTCATCAAGGCGCTGGGTTACTTCCGGGCACGCATGAAGGCGCAACTCCACAGAAGCCTTGCGAGGGCCGAGGGCTGATGCGGCCAGGCAAACTACGAGGCGCAGGTACCTAGATCGGACAGATTGAACGTAGTATTTGATGCAAGAGTCACCTGCGCCACTTCGGCGATCTTGGCTTGTGGCTTGTTCCATGTGCGAAGAGCTTTTTGAGCACCCTTGGCCTGTTCTATATTCTGGATTATTTCGTTGCTGCTCTGCATAGTCTCTCCAGTACCGTCTGCCACTAAGTCCCGCGACGGTAAGTAAAAATAATACTACTCGCTCTGTATCTTAATTGATCGGCCATTAGCCGCATTTATGTGATCTTCGATAAGATCTGCGCAAGATACAACTGAACCTTCATGACATAAATATGAAAATTCGATTGCGTTGGAAAGAGTGCAGGTAAGTTCCAGATGGCTCTGCATGCATCCGAGCGCAGCCAGATAGTTTGGCCGATAAGAGTTTTCAGTCAAAAGAGAAAGTCGCGCTGGGCCTGTGATAGGAACGATACCGTCGGAACGAGTTCGATCCAGTAAAAAGACCGTTCGCAGTCGCGCGGGATGTGGCCGTGTTTCCACGGGCAGTGTGTACTTGTCCCTCGCTCCGGGCAGCCGATCCAGATCGCTCACATCAATTTCGAGATGATCGCAGGCATCTCGCCATAACTTGATGCCGGGACGGCTCGGCCAGGCCATTATGCCTTCAGGTTGGGAGTAGATCGCCGTGAGATCGTCCCCCAGGAGCGACCATCCCCGGCGCACCAACTCGCCCGCGAGCGTCGATTTTCCTGTCCCCGAAGGCGCAGCGATGGCGATGGCCTCCATTTGTTCCGCGGGCACCAGGCAAGCGCCATGCAGAGCGAAGCCTCCGCGCTGATAGATCAGTGCCGCCCGCACGGCCCCATAAAGAAACTGATTGAACGCAATGGGATTGACACCCTCTTCACGGCAGACCTCGATCACCGATCCGTCCCTGGCGAGAAATCTACCGATGCCTGGCATGATGCGTAACAGGGCTCCGGGCTTTGCAACAGAGAAGGGCGCAACGCGGACGGCGCCCTCCAGTGCATCGGGGAGCGAACCTACTTCGCGTATTTCAGCGCCGGGAACTCCTGGTACAGGCAAGCCAGCTTTTTTCAATCAGCCTCCTGCATTTTGTCGAAGTAGAAATAATCCTATGTCTGCGGCTCGATCGATCCTGCCTGTGAGCACAGGGGAAGTTTCGCCGTTGGCCACTGCGTAAATGGCGCGCCGCAGAAGGGCCAGATCGAGGAGACGGATGCAGGCAGGTGACTCCGCCATATCCTCCGCGATCTGGCGATAGTTCGCGCATTGTCTCGCCATGGAGGAGCTGTAGTCTGCAGACTGCTGTCCCTGCGTGCGGCGCAGGCGAACCGACTCCGGAAGCACTCCTCGACCTGCTTCGCGCGCCAGACCACGGGATTGTCCCGCAGGGGAAAACGCTGCGAGGGGAAAGGAAAGCAGAAGCTCAATCAATCGGCGGTCGCTCGTTGGGTCGCGAAATTCTATGCCCCACTGCGGCAGAGGATCCGCCGCCCAGAGCATCGCTGGTGAGAGCGCCCCTCGCAAGAAGGCTTTCCGTGTTCGTTGAGGGGGGCGCAACCGACGCAAGGCCTCACTGTTCGCCTTTTGAAAATCGGAGGCAAGGAGACAAGCAGGCAGGCTTTGGCTCACCTTCTCTCCGTAGACGCGGAAGCGCAGGGCATCGAAGAGGGATTGAGGAAGCAGTCCTCCGGCGATGGTCTTCCAGGCGGCGCGATCTCCCGCTGCCTGCATGTCCAGCGCAAGCCCGAATGCCGCTCTGAATTGAAGATGCTGGCAGAGTTCGCGAAATCCTCCCAGACCGCTATAGCTGAGAGCGAAGTTGCCGTGAGCGCCGGTCAACAAAACACGCGAACCCCTTTCTCTCAACCTGTGGGCGATGGTATCGATCCAAAGGTGGTTCGCTCCATTCCGCACGGGCGTGGCGCTGCGAGCGTGGATCTGCGGGATCAG
This genomic stretch from Terriglobus saanensis SP1PR4 harbors:
- a CDS encoding efflux RND transporter periplasmic adaptor subunit, which encodes MTQQTQIVPTEETTARSSSVVLRVGVTVAILLVLVAIGVVPRLSRQRDALAASREAPATHPVVTLIHPKQGEPTSVLQLPGNIEPLYSANLYARVDGYLASRSVDIGTKVKAGQVLAVISSPEVDQQLLQAKAALAQSQASLEQAKAALEQARANAELTRLTKERDLPLGEQHAISQQIVDSAVQSHNARLADVSAASANITAAEANVTANRANVSRIQQTQSFERIVAPFDGVITQRNVERGDLVSIGTPAAGKPLFSIAQSGTLRIQVDVPQSEAVAIKDGQTAAVDVKERLGRAYTGTVIRNAGALNNAARTMLTEVQLDNKDGSLLPGMYAQVRFTLPQQRNSLIIPTSALVVNQGGMHVVTMDAGQTIHFVPVTIGKDMGKEIEILNGLQGSESLVASPGDLLNEGEHVEVR
- a CDS encoding glycosyltransferase family 2 protein, translating into MDRGLAGLRGICGQLTELAADLDGPAEVIICYEPEVIAEECLRSIVDVAAAPAKWPCPVLLYKVPSTANYYEKKNIGARHAQNQVLIFFDTDLLPDPGWLEGMLTPFQRWEVSVLMGATYLDSVRPYDMAVALFWIFKPARAAAPLHPTISLLSNNLAMRRPLFIRFPFPDRDLYRGQCTELGIQLLNAGLTLYEQTGARARHPPPPGKKFIKRALLAGQNEHFYHALERKTSFATNWAQLRTDYRNVAKRIRERSVVLKPNASARTLAWILGSSYYVIKALGYFRARMKAQLHRSLARAEG
- a CDS encoding efflux transporter outer membrane subunit; amino-acid sequence: MSKYADFKPTQSKSMDETRSRKVVRYVLQTALAGLLTLMIVGCRVGPNYARPMGTTPQSYRGALAPEIAPATQAGASLGDRQWAAVFQDPVLQRLVAEALQNNLDLRVAAQRVLEAQAQVGITRSQQMPTINGGGSYSALQIPSSLAGNKSDGTPANSFFSGGGFSASAAWNLDFWGMYRRQTEAARAELLASAWGQRATRVTLVQEVAEAYFRLRSLDEQLEITNNTIKARQDSLQLTQSLEKYGFGSRADTRQAEELLHSALANLPEIRRQIAVQENTISILLGHNPDGVERGLKVADQPHPEEVPTGVPSQLLERRPDIQRAEATLIAANARIGVAKAQFFPQISLTSMGGSASNQLQNIFSSKNAYWYAAGSLSEPIFDGGRIRSNYHYSQAQQQEMLLEYRKTILTALKEVSNSLVAYKETRERRAEQTALVVSATDAVRLARLRYSGGNTSYLEVLTNDTNLYDAQLQLALSQEQEAVSLVQLYAALGGGWQ